One segment of Nocardioides sp. QY071 DNA contains the following:
- the secA gene encoding preprotein translocase subunit SecA, translating to MPVIIDKLLRIGEGKILRQLEGISKAVNAIEDDFKAMSDDELRGMTDEFRKRLSEGEDLDDIMPEAFATVREAARRVLGQRHFDVQVMGGAALHLGNIAEMKTGEGKTLVSTLPAYLNALEGKGVHVVTVNDYLAKFQSEMMGRVHHFLGLTVGVILPSMRPDERRKAYACDITYGTNNELGFDYLRDNMASSLEECVQRGHNFAIVDEVDSILIDEARTPLIISGPTQDEVKWYGEFAKIAQKLTKDVDYEVDEKKRTISVLEDGITKVEDHLGIENLYESANTPLISFLHNSIKAKELFRNDKEYVVMEGEVLIVDEHTGRMLAGRRYNDGLHQAIEAKEGVKVREEYQTLATVTLQNYFRLYEKLSGMTGTALTEASEFDKIYKLGVVPIPTNKPLLRKDQPDLVYRTEEAKYDAVVDDIVERHEKGQPVLVGTVSVEKSEYLHQALTKRGVAHSVLNAKVHAEEAKIVALAGHKGAVTVATNMAGRGTDIMLGGSYEFLADAELRKQGLEPTGETADEYDAAWPAMVERMKKQVEAEHDEVKELGGLYVIGTERHESRRIDNQLRGRSGRQGDPGESRFYLSLQDELMRLFKSDWVDRVLLLLKIPDDVPIENKRVTNAIANAQGQVESQNFESRKNVLKYDDVMDRQRKVIYGERREVLEGVDLEEQIRTFIDDVVTGFVNGSLDEFAEEWDLDQLWTDLKQFWPVSISWKDLVEEAGTQAALEKSHLIDALKEDAHAAYDRREEEVGDEVARELERRVLLSVLDRKWREHLYEMDYLREGIYLRAYSQRDPLVEYQREGFDMFAAMMDGIKEETVGFLFNLEVQVEDDDEEEIHYHADGTAHAGPMHEGAFAEPPVGVGLGAGGEMDLASISSELKAAAPKVTAKGLDAPKQPQNLTYSAPDETGHEEVRGSGAASAGDDEFGDIGRNALCPCGSGKKYKRCHGAPGGPTGMALRG from the coding sequence GTGCCAGTGATCATCGACAAGCTCCTCCGCATCGGAGAGGGCAAGATCCTCCGCCAGCTCGAGGGCATCTCGAAGGCCGTCAACGCCATCGAGGACGACTTCAAGGCGATGTCCGACGACGAGCTGCGGGGCATGACCGACGAGTTCCGCAAGCGCCTCTCCGAGGGCGAGGACCTCGACGACATCATGCCGGAGGCCTTCGCCACGGTCCGCGAGGCGGCGCGCCGCGTCCTGGGCCAGCGTCACTTCGACGTGCAGGTGATGGGCGGTGCGGCACTGCACCTCGGCAACATCGCCGAGATGAAGACCGGTGAGGGCAAGACCCTCGTCTCGACGCTGCCGGCGTACCTCAACGCGCTCGAGGGCAAGGGCGTCCACGTCGTCACGGTCAACGACTACCTGGCCAAGTTCCAGTCCGAGATGATGGGCCGCGTCCACCACTTCCTCGGCCTGACCGTCGGCGTGATCCTGCCGAGCATGCGCCCCGACGAGCGGCGCAAGGCCTACGCCTGCGACATCACCTACGGCACCAACAACGAGCTCGGCTTCGACTACCTGCGCGACAACATGGCCTCCTCGCTCGAGGAGTGCGTGCAGCGCGGCCACAACTTCGCCATCGTCGACGAGGTCGACTCGATCCTCATCGACGAGGCCCGGACCCCGCTGATCATCAGCGGTCCGACCCAGGACGAGGTGAAGTGGTACGGCGAGTTCGCCAAGATCGCGCAGAAGCTCACCAAGGACGTCGACTACGAGGTCGACGAGAAGAAGCGCACCATCTCGGTCCTCGAGGACGGCATCACCAAGGTCGAGGACCACCTCGGCATCGAGAACCTCTACGAGTCGGCCAACACCCCGCTCATCTCCTTCCTGCACAACTCCATCAAGGCCAAGGAGCTGTTCCGCAACGACAAGGAGTACGTCGTCATGGAGGGCGAGGTGCTCATCGTCGACGAGCACACCGGCCGCATGCTGGCGGGACGCCGCTACAACGACGGTCTCCACCAGGCCATCGAGGCCAAGGAGGGCGTGAAGGTCCGCGAGGAGTACCAGACCCTCGCCACCGTCACCCTGCAGAACTACTTCCGCCTCTACGAGAAGCTCTCCGGCATGACCGGTACGGCGCTCACCGAGGCCTCCGAGTTCGACAAGATCTACAAGCTCGGCGTGGTCCCGATCCCGACCAACAAGCCGCTGCTGCGCAAGGACCAGCCCGACCTCGTCTACCGCACCGAGGAGGCCAAGTACGACGCCGTCGTCGACGACATCGTCGAGCGCCACGAGAAGGGCCAGCCGGTCCTGGTCGGCACCGTCTCGGTCGAGAAGTCCGAGTACCTCCACCAGGCGCTCACCAAGCGCGGCGTCGCCCACTCCGTCCTCAACGCGAAGGTCCACGCCGAGGAGGCGAAGATCGTCGCGCTCGCCGGCCACAAGGGCGCGGTCACCGTCGCCACCAACATGGCCGGCCGAGGCACCGACATCATGCTCGGCGGCTCCTACGAGTTCCTCGCCGACGCCGAGCTGCGCAAGCAGGGCCTCGAGCCCACCGGCGAGACGGCCGACGAGTACGACGCCGCCTGGCCCGCGATGGTCGAGCGGATGAAGAAGCAGGTCGAGGCCGAGCACGACGAGGTCAAGGAGCTCGGTGGCCTCTACGTCATCGGCACCGAGCGCCACGAGTCGCGCCGCATCGACAACCAGCTCCGCGGTCGTTCCGGCCGCCAGGGCGACCCGGGCGAGAGCCGCTTCTACCTGTCCTTGCAGGACGAGCTGATGCGGCTGTTCAAGTCCGACTGGGTCGACCGCGTGCTGCTGCTGCTCAAGATCCCCGACGACGTCCCGATCGAGAACAAGCGGGTCACCAACGCGATCGCCAACGCCCAGGGCCAGGTCGAGTCGCAGAACTTCGAGTCCCGCAAGAACGTCCTCAAGTACGACGACGTGATGGACCGCCAGCGCAAGGTCATCTACGGCGAGCGCCGCGAGGTCCTCGAGGGCGTCGACCTCGAGGAGCAGATCCGCACCTTCATCGACGACGTCGTCACCGGCTTCGTCAACGGCTCGCTCGACGAGTTCGCCGAGGAGTGGGACCTCGACCAGCTGTGGACCGACCTCAAGCAGTTCTGGCCGGTCTCGATCTCCTGGAAGGACCTCGTCGAGGAGGCCGGCACCCAGGCCGCGCTCGAGAAGTCGCACCTCATCGACGCCCTCAAGGAGGACGCGCACGCGGCCTACGACCGCCGTGAGGAGGAGGTCGGCGACGAGGTCGCCCGCGAGCTCGAGCGCCGCGTGCTGCTCTCCGTCCTCGACCGCAAGTGGCGCGAGCACCTCTACGAGATGGACTACCTGCGCGAGGGCATCTACCTGCGCGCCTACTCGCAGCGTGACCCGCTGGTCGAGTACCAGCGTGAGGGCTTCGACATGTTCGCCGCCATGATGGACGGCATCAAGGAGGAGACCGTCGGCTTCCTCTTCAACCTGGAGGTCCAGGTCGAGGACGACGACGAGGAGGAGATCCACTACCACGCCGACGGCACCGCCCACGCGGGCCCGATGCACGAGGGCGCGTTCGCCGAGCCGCCCGTCGGCGTCGGCCTCGGGGCCGGCGGCGAGATGGATCTCGCCTCCATCTCCTCCGAGCTGAAGGCCGCCGCGCCCAAGGTCACCGCCAAGGGCCTCGACGCCCCCAAGCAGCCGCAGAACCTCACCTACTCCGCGCCCGACGAGACGGGTCACGAGGAGGTCCGCGGCAGCGGCGCCGCGTCCGCCGGCGACGACGAGTTCGGCGACATCGGCCGCAACGCGCTGTGCCCCTGTGGCTCCGGCAAGAAGTACAAGCGCTGCCACGGCGCGCCCGGTGGTCCGACCGGGATGGCCTTGCGCGGCTGA
- a CDS encoding CBS domain-containing protein, which translates to MSTTPTRVFAARLVGLPIFDPQGDQVGKVRDLVVTLRTEGTQPRVLGMVAEVFGRRRIFVPMTRVTNIDSGHVYTTGLLNMRRFEQRSTETLVIGQMLDRTVTIKDSGVTGTVYDVAMEPARTRDWVLSRVAVREPSKGFRRRGQSHVVEWRDVVGLTRTDDRQGATHLVAALNEMRPADAASILHDLPPERRTAVALALDDERLADVLEELPEDDQVEILKGLDSERAADVLEEMSPDDAADLVSDLPPETAEILLGLMEPEEAEDVRRLMSYVENTAGAMMTSEPVILGPDATIADALAHVRNPELTPALAALVYVCRPPLETPTGKLLGVAHIQRLLREPPSTLVAGALDDSMEWLRPEASIDEVAAHLATYNLVAAPVVDEDRRLIGAVTVDDLLDHMLPANWRERARERGKGGS; encoded by the coding sequence GTGAGCACCACCCCTACCCGCGTGTTCGCGGCCAGGCTGGTCGGGCTCCCGATCTTCGACCCCCAGGGCGACCAGGTCGGGAAGGTCCGCGACCTGGTCGTGACCCTGCGCACCGAGGGGACCCAGCCGCGCGTGCTCGGGATGGTCGCCGAGGTGTTCGGCCGGCGCCGGATCTTCGTGCCGATGACCCGGGTGACCAACATCGACAGCGGCCACGTCTACACGACCGGCCTGCTCAACATGCGCCGCTTCGAGCAGCGCTCGACCGAGACCCTGGTCATCGGGCAGATGCTCGACCGGACCGTCACCATCAAGGACAGCGGCGTGACCGGCACGGTGTACGACGTCGCGATGGAGCCCGCCCGCACCCGGGACTGGGTGCTGAGCCGCGTCGCCGTGCGCGAGCCGTCGAAGGGCTTCCGGCGCCGCGGGCAGTCCCACGTGGTCGAGTGGCGCGACGTGGTCGGCCTGACCCGCACCGACGACCGGCAGGGCGCGACCCACCTGGTCGCGGCCCTCAACGAGATGCGGCCCGCCGACGCGGCGAGCATCCTGCACGACCTGCCCCCGGAGCGTCGTACGGCGGTCGCGCTGGCGCTCGACGACGAGCGGCTCGCCGACGTCCTCGAGGAGCTGCCCGAGGACGACCAGGTCGAGATCCTCAAGGGCCTCGACTCCGAGCGCGCGGCCGACGTCCTCGAGGAGATGTCGCCGGACGACGCGGCCGACCTGGTGAGCGACCTGCCGCCCGAGACCGCCGAGATCCTGCTCGGGCTGATGGAGCCCGAGGAGGCCGAGGACGTGCGCCGCCTGATGTCGTACGTCGAGAACACCGCCGGCGCGATGATGACCTCCGAGCCGGTCATCCTCGGTCCGGACGCGACCATCGCCGACGCGCTCGCCCACGTCCGCAACCCCGAGCTGACCCCGGCGCTCGCCGCGCTGGTCTACGTGTGCCGCCCGCCACTGGAGACCCCCACCGGCAAGCTGCTCGGCGTCGCCCACATCCAGCGGCTGCTCCGCGAGCCGCCCTCGACCCTGGTCGCCGGCGCCCTCGACGACTCGATGGAGTGGCTGCGGCCCGAGGCGAGCATCGACGAGGTGGCCGCCCACCTGGCGACGTACAACCTGGTCGCGGCGCCCGTCGTCGACGAGGACCGGCGGCTGATCGGCGCGGTCACCGTCGACGACCTGCTCGACCACATGCTGCCCGCCAACTGGCGCGAGCGGGCCCGCGAGCGCGGGAAGGGCGGATCGTGA
- a CDS encoding folylpolyglutamate synthase/dihydrofolate synthase family protein translates to MNEPVARPAETFDEAEDALLSRWPETRLEPSLDRIRAFTELLGDPQHAYRSIHLTGTNGKTSTSRMIDALLRALDLRTGRFTSPHVEKMSERISVDGEPLDDEAFVRAYNDVAPYMPLVDAAEAHPLSFFEAVVGMAYAAFADAPVDVAVVEVGMGGSWDATNVIDADVAVVTPIAVDHANYLGGTAVEIAREKAGIIKPGAVAVLAQQSADVAAVLLERAAEVGATVAREGLEFGVVTRAAAVGGQVVTLQGLRGRYDDVFLSLYGAHQAQNAATALAAVEAFVGARDGHSEPLGDDIVRGAFGEITSPGRLEVVRRSPTVLLDAAHNPHGAEAAAAALDDSFQFDPVVGVIGVMADKDAEGLLAAFEPHLAQVVVTQNSTERAMPADQLAVVAREVFGEDRVSVVPLLGDAIDAAAALAESESTDALSSGAVLVTGSVVTVGEARVLLGGRK, encoded by the coding sequence ATGAACGAGCCCGTAGCGCGCCCAGCCGAGACCTTCGACGAGGCCGAGGACGCCCTCCTGTCCCGGTGGCCCGAGACCCGGCTGGAGCCCTCGCTCGACCGGATCCGCGCCTTCACCGAGCTGCTCGGCGACCCGCAGCACGCCTACCGCTCGATCCACCTCACCGGCACCAACGGCAAGACGTCGACGTCACGGATGATCGACGCGCTGCTGCGCGCCCTCGACCTGCGCACCGGCCGGTTCACCAGCCCCCACGTCGAGAAGATGAGCGAGCGGATCAGCGTCGACGGTGAGCCGCTCGACGACGAGGCGTTCGTCCGCGCCTACAACGACGTGGCGCCCTACATGCCGCTGGTCGACGCCGCCGAGGCACACCCGCTCAGCTTCTTCGAGGCCGTCGTCGGGATGGCGTACGCCGCCTTCGCCGACGCGCCCGTCGACGTGGCGGTCGTCGAGGTCGGGATGGGCGGCTCGTGGGACGCCACCAACGTGATCGACGCCGACGTCGCCGTGGTGACGCCGATCGCGGTCGACCACGCCAACTACCTCGGCGGCACCGCCGTCGAGATCGCCCGTGAGAAGGCCGGGATCATCAAGCCCGGCGCGGTCGCGGTGCTGGCCCAGCAGAGCGCCGACGTCGCCGCGGTGCTGCTCGAGCGCGCGGCCGAGGTCGGCGCGACGGTCGCCCGCGAGGGCCTCGAGTTCGGCGTGGTCACCCGTGCCGCCGCCGTCGGCGGCCAGGTCGTCACCCTCCAGGGCCTGCGGGGTCGCTACGACGACGTCTTCCTCTCCCTCTACGGCGCCCACCAGGCGCAGAACGCCGCCACCGCCCTGGCCGCGGTCGAGGCGTTCGTCGGCGCCAGAGACGGGCACAGTGAGCCGCTCGGCGACGACATCGTGCGCGGCGCGTTCGGCGAGATCACCTCGCCCGGCCGGCTCGAGGTCGTGCGGCGCAGCCCCACGGTGCTGCTCGACGCCGCCCACAACCCGCACGGCGCCGAGGCCGCCGCGGCCGCGCTGGACGACTCCTTCCAGTTCGACCCGGTCGTCGGCGTGATCGGCGTGATGGCCGACAAGGACGCCGAGGGCCTGCTGGCGGCGTTCGAGCCGCACCTCGCGCAGGTCGTGGTCACCCAGAACTCCACCGAGCGGGCGATGCCGGCCGACCAGCTCGCCGTCGTCGCGCGGGAGGTGTTCGGCGAGGACCGGGTGAGCGTCGTTCCCCTGCTCGGTGACGCGATCGACGCCGCCGCCGCGCTCGCCGAGTCGGAGAGCACCGACGCGCTCAGCTCGGGCGCGGTGCTGGTGACCGGCTCGGTGGTCACCGTCGGCGAGGCCCGGGTGCTGCTGGGGGGCCGCAAGTGA
- a CDS encoding DUF1003 domain-containing protein, translating to MSEGRRERLDTPRDERRQLVRRPSYNADTFGVFAEQFARFMGTATFLIYMTLFVVSWICWNLFAPSDLRFDDYPFIFLTLMLSLQASYAAPLILLAQNRQEARDRVVAEQDRQADARAHADMEFLAREVASLRMAVGEVATRDFLRSELRSLLSDLDERAEERAQSHEDGADEVAAPPP from the coding sequence GTGAGCGAGGGACGCCGCGAGCGGCTCGACACGCCGCGCGACGAGCGGCGCCAGCTGGTCCGGCGACCCTCCTACAACGCCGACACGTTCGGCGTCTTCGCCGAGCAGTTCGCCCGGTTCATGGGCACGGCGACCTTCCTGATCTACATGACGCTGTTCGTGGTCAGCTGGATCTGCTGGAACCTGTTCGCACCCAGCGACCTGCGCTTCGACGACTACCCGTTCATCTTCCTGACGCTGATGCTGAGCCTGCAGGCGTCGTACGCAGCGCCGTTGATCCTGCTCGCGCAGAACCGCCAGGAGGCCCGCGACCGGGTGGTCGCCGAGCAGGACCGGCAGGCCGACGCCCGCGCGCACGCCGACATGGAGTTCCTCGCCCGTGAGGTCGCCTCGCTGCGGATGGCGGTCGGCGAGGTCGCCACCCGCGACTTCCTGCGCTCCGAGCTGCGGTCGCTGCTCTCCGACCTGGACGAGCGGGCCGAGGAGCGTGCGCAGTCTCACGAGGACGGCGCCGACGAGGTCGCTGCGCCCCCTCCGTAG
- a CDS encoding LysM domain-containing protein, whose protein sequence is MDLAAAGRVRVRATLLWLTVTAAQAGLVALTAPLVRALATAPGPTFADVLVQACAAAAPVAGLLLWLATTEVVRDVLRDRLSSRRAVGPVRLALLAACGATVLATTTSPAHAGSDTPVGTGAPLSAEALAGLPLPDRPVAPRQGALATDVATVRAGDSLWRIAERRLGPAASRADVASYWLRVRALNTNRLDPDPDLIQPGQMLRLPRN, encoded by the coding sequence ATGGATCTCGCCGCTGCCGGCCGGGTACGCGTCCGCGCCACCCTGCTCTGGCTCACCGTCACGGCCGCGCAGGCCGGGCTCGTCGCACTGACGGCGCCCCTGGTCCGCGCGCTGGCCACCGCGCCTGGACCGACCTTCGCCGACGTCCTGGTGCAGGCCTGCGCGGCCGCCGCCCCGGTGGCCGGCCTGCTGCTCTGGCTGGCGACCACCGAGGTGGTCCGCGACGTGCTGCGCGACCGCCTGTCGTCGCGCCGGGCCGTCGGGCCGGTCCGGCTCGCCCTGCTCGCCGCCTGCGGGGCCACCGTCCTCGCGACCACCACCTCACCCGCCCACGCCGGCAGCGACACCCCGGTCGGCACCGGCGCGCCGCTGAGCGCCGAGGCACTCGCCGGCCTGCCGCTCCCCGACCGGCCGGTCGCCCCACGGCAGGGCGCCCTCGCCACCGACGTCGCCACCGTCCGCGCCGGCGACTCGCTGTGGAGGATCGCCGAGCGGAGGCTCGGCCCGGCGGCGTCGCGGGCCGACGTGGCGTCGTACTGGCTGCGGGTCCGCGCGCTCAACACCAACCGGCTCGACCCCGACCCCGACCTCATCCAGCCGGGGCAGATGCTCCGCCTGCCGCGCAACTGA
- a CDS encoding P-loop NTPase, with protein MTALSKVNDPEIKRPITELGMVEGVDIAAGDGGSVVTVKALLTVAGCPLKDTITRDVSAAVTALPGVTGVEVELGVMSAEQRSGLHETLRGGQAQREIPFAQPGSLTKVFAIASGKGGVGKSSLTANLAIALAQAGRKVGLVDADIYGHSIPAMLGVADARPTQVDDLIMPVPTPSGVSVISIGMLKPRRDQVVAWRGPMLDRALVQMLADVYWGDLDVLLLDLPPGTGDIAISLGQHLPGAEVVVVTTPQEAAAEVAERAGTMASMMHQRVVGVVENMSYLPCPHCADEGKEHRLEIFGTGGGERVAATLSERFGYDVPLLGEIPLDVALREGGDAGKPIVESDPTSPAALALSAVAERLGGRGRGLAGMQLGLTPTSKF; from the coding sequence ATGACCGCGCTCAGCAAGGTCAACGACCCCGAGATCAAGCGCCCCATCACCGAGCTCGGGATGGTCGAGGGCGTGGACATCGCGGCCGGCGACGGCGGCTCGGTCGTCACCGTCAAGGCGCTGCTGACGGTGGCGGGCTGTCCGCTCAAGGACACCATCACCCGCGACGTGTCGGCCGCCGTGACCGCCCTGCCCGGGGTGACCGGGGTCGAGGTCGAGCTCGGCGTGATGAGCGCCGAGCAGCGCTCGGGCCTGCACGAGACGCTGCGGGGCGGCCAGGCGCAGCGCGAGATCCCGTTCGCGCAGCCCGGTTCGCTGACCAAGGTCTTCGCCATCGCCTCCGGCAAGGGCGGCGTCGGCAAGTCGTCGCTGACCGCGAACCTGGCGATCGCCCTGGCCCAGGCCGGCCGCAAGGTCGGCCTCGTCGACGCCGACATCTACGGCCACTCGATCCCCGCCATGCTCGGTGTCGCCGACGCCCGGCCGACCCAGGTCGACGACCTGATCATGCCGGTCCCGACCCCGTCGGGCGTCTCGGTGATCTCGATCGGCATGCTCAAGCCGCGGCGCGACCAGGTCGTCGCCTGGCGCGGGCCGATGCTCGACCGCGCCCTCGTGCAGATGCTCGCCGACGTCTACTGGGGCGACCTCGACGTCCTCCTCCTCGACCTGCCCCCGGGCACCGGCGACATCGCCATCTCGCTCGGCCAGCACCTGCCCGGCGCCGAGGTGGTCGTCGTGACCACCCCGCAGGAGGCCGCGGCCGAGGTCGCCGAGCGCGCCGGCACGATGGCCTCGATGATGCACCAGCGCGTCGTGGGCGTCGTCGAGAACATGAGCTACCTCCCCTGCCCCCACTGCGCGGACGAGGGCAAGGAGCACCGCCTCGAGATCTTCGGCACCGGCGGCGGCGAGCGGGTGGCGGCGACGCTGTCCGAGCGCTTCGGGTACGACGTGCCGCTGCTCGGCGAGATTCCGCTGGACGTCGCGCTGCGCGAGGGTGGCGACGCCGGCAAGCCGATCGTCGAGTCCGACCCCACCTCGCCCGCCGCTCTCGCGCTCAGCGCGGTGGCCGAGCGACTGGGCGGGCGTGGCCGAGGACTGGCCGGCATGCAGCTGGGACTGACCCCGACCAGTAAGTTCTGA
- a CDS encoding sec-independent translocase: MFGIGFGELVVIAFLAVLVFGPDKLPDLARQAGRLMRELRKFATNARDELRSELGPEYADLELTDLDPRAIVRKHIAEAMAELDDLEDTIRSAGEDDSPAPVRMLEPGELPPYDFEAT, encoded by the coding sequence GTGTTCGGGATCGGGTTCGGCGAGCTCGTCGTCATCGCGTTCCTCGCCGTGCTCGTGTTCGGCCCCGACAAGCTGCCCGACCTGGCCCGGCAGGCCGGCCGGCTGATGCGGGAGCTGCGCAAGTTCGCCACCAACGCGCGTGACGAGCTGCGCTCCGAGCTCGGCCCGGAGTACGCCGACCTCGAGCTGACCGACCTCGACCCGCGCGCGATCGTCCGCAAGCACATCGCCGAGGCGATGGCCGAGCTCGACGACCTCGAGGACACCATCCGCAGCGCGGGCGAGGACGACTCCCCCGCACCGGTGCGGATGCTGGAGCCGGGCGAGCTGCCGCCGTACGACTTCGAGGCGACGTAG
- a CDS encoding glycoside hydrolase family 43 protein: MGRRGLAAAVVAAMLALSACSAAGDSPAAKPTPSEAPLIPEASALPTALPSDVLAGEMQDLAKLAERLAQQLPAQRRPAPVRVAGSSTRWQPGTAYRGVFADPDILRYDGRWYAYATNTSHLRLPTLTSRDLSTWTPLATSGGGRVDPIEVAGWVRSGDGGRDLWAPGVGKVGNGWTAAYAAPAGTQGGQRHNCIGLTRGPSPAGPFRPVGEPICYDEAQLGVIDPDVFVDEHGVPWLLWKFSGVVNRRPAGLFVRRLNADGTGFADGSQTRELLTLDRPWEGDTIENPSMVQFRGVTYLFYSGNSWERADYATGYAICAGPEGPCVRQNRGEPLMSSASSGRLGPGGASAFVDHKSLRLIYHAWDQVGRTRQLHIASLWQRDDGTLEVIDPG, from the coding sequence GTGGGGCGTCGGGGACTGGCAGCGGCAGTGGTCGCGGCGATGCTGGCGCTGTCGGCGTGCTCGGCCGCCGGCGACTCCCCCGCCGCGAAGCCCACGCCGAGCGAGGCTCCGCTCATCCCCGAGGCGAGCGCGCTGCCGACCGCGCTGCCCAGCGACGTGCTCGCCGGCGAGATGCAGGACCTGGCCAAGCTCGCCGAGCGGCTGGCCCAGCAGCTGCCGGCGCAACGGCGGCCGGCGCCGGTGCGGGTGGCGGGGAGCAGCACGCGCTGGCAGCCGGGGACGGCGTACCGCGGGGTGTTCGCGGATCCCGACATCCTCCGGTACGACGGGCGCTGGTACGCCTACGCCACCAACACCTCCCACCTGCGACTCCCGACGCTCACCTCGCGCGATCTCTCGACGTGGACACCGCTGGCGACGAGCGGCGGCGGCCGGGTCGACCCGATCGAGGTGGCGGGCTGGGTGCGCAGCGGCGACGGCGGTCGCGACCTGTGGGCGCCGGGGGTCGGCAAGGTCGGCAACGGCTGGACGGCCGCGTACGCCGCACCGGCGGGCACCCAGGGCGGCCAGCGGCACAACTGCATCGGCCTGACCCGCGGCCCGTCCCCGGCCGGTCCGTTCCGGCCGGTCGGCGAGCCGATCTGCTACGACGAGGCCCAGCTCGGCGTCATCGACCCCGACGTCTTCGTCGACGAGCACGGCGTGCCGTGGCTGCTGTGGAAGTTCTCCGGTGTTGTGAACCGGCGACCTGCCGGTCTGTTCGTCCGCCGGCTCAACGCCGACGGCACCGGCTTCGCCGACGGCTCGCAGACCCGGGAGCTGCTCACCCTCGACCGGCCGTGGGAGGGGGACACCATCGAGAACCCGAGCATGGTCCAGTTCCGCGGCGTCACCTATCTCTTCTACTCCGGCAACTCGTGGGAGCGGGCCGACTACGCGACCGGGTACGCGATCTGCGCAGGCCCCGAGGGACCGTGCGTGCGCCAGAACCGCGGTGAGCCGCTGATGTCGAGCGCCTCGAGCGGACGGCTCGGTCCGGGCGGCGCGTCGGCGTTCGTGGACCACAAGTCGCTGCGGCTGATCTACCACGCCTGGGACCAGGTCGGCCGGACCCGGCAGCTGCACATCGCCAGCCTGTGGCAGCGCGACGACGGCACGCTCGAGGTCATCGACCCCGGCTGA
- a CDS encoding Rv3235 family protein — protein MSAVPHELVGLRVPVPVSPTQGTLALALLPRQSPPRAPARSRHRPPARPGAVVVPIDQRLRHAIEEWTHRFVQAAVEIVGGDRPVSQLVRWTTRDVYADLHRRALLVARAGGHQPGLARVQPVRPRVQSVHACFITDEVVECGVHVRHGERSRAIAARFERSDQRWICTALDFS, from the coding sequence ATGTCCGCTGTCCCGCACGAGCTCGTCGGCCTCCGGGTGCCGGTCCCGGTCAGCCCCACCCAGGGCACGCTCGCCCTCGCCCTGCTCCCCCGCCAGTCCCCGCCGCGCGCACCGGCCCGGTCGCGACACCGGCCGCCCGCGCGGCCGGGGGCGGTCGTCGTACCGATCGACCAGCGGCTGCGCCACGCCATCGAGGAGTGGACCCACCGCTTCGTCCAGGCGGCCGTCGAGATCGTCGGCGGTGACCGCCCGGTCTCCCAGCTGGTCCGCTGGACCACGCGCGACGTGTACGCCGACCTGCACCGTCGCGCCCTGCTCGTCGCCCGCGCCGGGGGTCACCAGCCCGGGCTGGCCCGGGTCCAACCGGTCCGGCCGCGGGTGCAGAGCGTGCACGCGTGCTTCATCACCGACGAGGTGGTCGAGTGCGGCGTGCACGTGCGCCACGGCGAGCGCTCGCGGGCCATCGCGGCGCGCTTCGAGAGGTCCGACCAGCGGTGGATCTGCACCGCGCTCGACTTCTCGTGA
- a CDS encoding DUF4233 domain-containing protein: MSDEREKSPRRGMCAAVLSLEAIAVGLSTPVMIGISDIRPAVALPLGLGLAVLCVLVAGMLRRESAYLLGHVLQVGAVALGFLAPLMFVVGGIFALLWGTAYGLGRKIENERAAAFADYDRQHPSP, from the coding sequence GTGAGCGACGAGCGCGAGAAGTCGCCCCGCCGCGGCATGTGCGCCGCCGTGCTCTCCCTCGAGGCGATCGCGGTCGGCCTGTCCACCCCGGTGATGATCGGCATCTCCGACATCCGGCCCGCCGTCGCGCTGCCGCTCGGCCTGGGCCTGGCCGTCCTGTGCGTGCTGGTCGCCGGGATGCTGCGCCGCGAGTCGGCGTACCTCCTCGGGCACGTCCTGCAGGTCGGCGCGGTCGCGCTGGGCTTCCTCGCGCCGCTCATGTTCGTGGTCGGCGGCATCTTCGCGCTGCTCTGGGGGACCGCCTACGGCCTGGGTCGCAAGATCGAGAACGAGCGGGCGGCGGCCTTCGCCGACTACGACCGGCAGCATCCGAGCCCGTGA